TATTGCCGCAGGGATCGCAACGGCAGTCCCGAAGCCCGCCATCCCTTCGAGGAGTCCGCCGAAGCCCCACACAAGGAGGAGCACCATCGCACTACGGTCATCGGTGAGGGAGGTAAACTGTCTCTTGATCACCTCTATCTCTCCGCTTTCCAAGAGGACATTGTAGCTGTATATCGCCATCAGGATGATGATCAGGATGGGGAATGTCGCTTTTAGGAGCCCTTCTACGAGAGCCCATCCGACGCCCCATCGGTAGTAGTCTCCCGGAGCATCCCATATATGTGCCGGAGCAAAGAAGGCTATGAGGAGTGTCGCAATGAGGGTGATGAGAGCACTCTTGTGTCCGGGCATCTTGAACCCCAGCATCAGCACGAAGAGCAGCAGGATCGGAAAGATAGATAGGATGACTGCCATAGTGATAAATTATTGGTTGGAATAAAAAGTACAATGATCTCCTTATCAGATCAGGAGCACGACACACTGCCTTGCACCGTGTGCTCCCATGACGAGAGACTGCTCGATGTCCGCCGTCTTTGAGGGTCCTGAGATGAAGCCTCTGAACTCACCCTTGAGCTCGTTGCCCACAAGGGCATAAGCCTCGTGCATCGTATCTACGAGTTTCGACTTATCGAGGATGACACAGATCGCCTCGGCGATGAAGTATATGGCACGGTGGCGGAAGGCTTGTTCGTAGTACACCGCTCCGTTTTCGCAGACACCTATGTCCCCCCTGAAGACGACGAGGTCGGTACCGTTGAGTTCGCGTGGTGTCGATGCTTCGTCGGGGTTGAACGTCGCACAAGTCACCCCCTCCAGGTTGCTCGCTATACGTTTTGCTTCAGGGAAGAGCCTTGTGATGACTTCGGAGAGATCCTCACCCTCCTTTATCTCGTAGGCGAGTCCTCCGACCGCTTCAAGGATGGCTTTGAACTGCCCTATCCTGTCCTCGTACTTGATGTGATCTATCGTCACCGTGGGACGAGCGAATACCTCCTTGGTATTCTTGCGTAGGCTATCCAGTATATATTGTTTGCTGTCCATTATCGTCATTTTTTGTGATTGCGTTTCCACCAGTCGTTGAAGGTCTCTCCGGCAAACTTCGGCAACTCTCGTCCCTTGCCCCAAGCGTTGAGCCCATTGTAAACGAGGGCACGGGGCATCTTATTTACGAGTGGTGCGAACTTCAGGGAAGTATAGAACAATGTGGGGCTCTCCATGATCATCTTCATCCCCTTGCTCATCAGCTTCTTTTCCTTGTTGGCACGGCCGAAGCCGTCGAGCTTCTGTCGCCACACATAGATCTGTTCGCCAAGGTCGACCATCACCGGACAGACCGAAGAGCAAGACAGACAGAGGGAGCAGGCCGATACGTTACCGCTATAATCTTGTGGATTTTTGAGCATACCGAGGTTGATGCCGATAGGGCCCGGGATGAAGTAGCTGTACGAATACCCTCCACTGCGACGATAGACGGGGCAAGTGTTCATACACGCACCACAGCGTATGCAGTTGAGCGTCTTGCGGTGCTCGGGTTGTCCGAGGATCGTACTCCGTCCGTTGTCCACGATGATGAAGTGCTGTTCGCCACCCTCATGCGGCTTACCGAAGTGCGAGGTGTAGGTCGTCACCGGCTGACCTGTGGCCGAGCGTGCCAGCAAGCGAGTGAAGACCGACAGGCTCTCCAAGTCAGGGATGATCTTGTCGATCCCGAAGGCCGTGATATTGAGCTTCTGACAAGCCATACCCATGTCGGCATTCCCTTCGTTGGTGCAGACGACGACCTCACCGGTCGCAGCCACAGCGAAGTTGCCCCCCGTCATACCCGCATCGGCATTGAGGAAGTCCTCACGCAGAGCTTTTCGAGCCTGATGGGTGAGGTAGGTGGGGTCATAGTTGCCTCTCTCCGATCCGAGTTTGTCCGCAAACAGATCCGACACCGCCTGTCTCTTGAGGTGGATGGCAGGCATGACGATATGACTGGGCTTGGCATCCATGAGTTGTAAGATACGCTCACCAAGGTCGGTCTCGACGACATCGAAGCCCTTGTCCATGAGGTAGTCGTCGAGATGACACTCCTCCGACAGCATCGACTTGCTCTTGACGAGCTTCTTTGCATCATGATCACGGAGGATCTTCTCGATGATGGCACAATACTCATCCGCGTCCTTGGCATAGTGTACGTGACACCCATTGGCACGAGCGTTGCGCTCAAACTCCTCGATGAGATCTGC
This is a stretch of genomic DNA from Porphyromonas cangingivalis. It encodes these proteins:
- a CDS encoding lactate utilization protein B, with protein sequence MSTSHAKAARLFLEKKENATWHDQTLWMVRVKRDKMSKNIPEWEQLRHTARDLKLYSTSHLADLIEEFERNARANGCHVHYAKDADEYCAIIEKILRDHDAKKLVKSKSMLSEECHLDDYLMDKGFDVVETDLGERILQLMDAKPSHIVMPAIHLKRQAVSDLFADKLGSERGNYDPTYLTHQARKALREDFLNADAGMTGGNFAVAATGEVVVCTNEGNADMGMACQKLNITAFGIDKIIPDLESLSVFTRLLARSATGQPVTTYTSHFGKPHEGGEQHFIIVDNGRSTILGQPEHRKTLNCIRCGACMNTCPVYRRSGGYSYSYFIPGPIGINLGMLKNPQDYSGNVSACSLCLSCSSVCPVMVDLGEQIYVWRQKLDGFGRANKEKKLMSKGMKMIMESPTLFYTSLKFAPLVNKMPRALVYNGLNAWGKGRELPKFAGETFNDWWKRNHKK
- a CDS encoding LutC/YkgG family protein gives rise to the protein MDSKQYILDSLRKNTKEVFARPTVTIDHIKYEDRIGQFKAILEAVGGLAYEIKEGEDLSEVITRLFPEAKRIASNLEGVTCATFNPDEASTPRELNGTDLVVFRGDIGVCENGAVYYEQAFRHRAIYFIAEAICVILDKSKLVDTMHEAYALVGNELKGEFRGFISGPSKTADIEQSLVMGAHGARQCVVLLI